The genomic DNA AGGTGAGCATTGACGGCATCCTCAATGTCCTCAAGCCAGCCGGCAAGACCTCTTTTGCCGTAGTTTCCCTGGTGAGAAGCCTCAGCGGCGAGCCAAGAGTAGGCCATGCCGGTACACTTGATCCCGAAGCTACTGGAGTGCTGGTGGTTTGTCTTGGCCAGGGTACCAGGGTGATTGAATTTCTGTCTGGGGCTGGCAAGACCTACCAGGCTGAAGTCGAACTTGGTATCACTACTGACACCTATGATGCGGTGGGGGAGGTAATTCGGAGGTGTGATGCCTCATTTGTCACTGAAGATCAGTTGAGGCAGGTACTTCATTCCTTTCGTGGTTCCGTTGAGCAGATCCCGCCGATGTACAGTGCCCTCAGATATAAGGGAAGACGTCTCTATGAGCTTGCCCGTGAGGGAATTGAGGTAACTAGGAAACCAAGGATGGTGCAGTTCTCTCGTCTGGATCTCATAAGGTGGCAGTCGCCTGTTGTCACTATTGAGGTAGAATGCAGTGCTGGCACTTATATCCGGTCCCTGGCCCAGGACATAGGCATTGCGTTGGGCTGTGGTGCTCATCTTAGAAAGCTGGTGCGATTGAGGAGCGAGCCCTTCCATATTGCTGATTCTTTGCCTCTTCCTGTGATTGAAGAAGCCTTCCGCCGTGGCTGCTGGCAGTACCTTTCCTACTCGATTGACGAAGTACTCCTTGGTTGGAGGGTGGTTATCCTTGACAAGGAGAGTGAAGCCCTGGTGAGAAAGGGCAACTCAGTGACCTTAAACATAGCAGGTGACTCGGAGTCCGCCGACAAACGCTGTCGGGCCTACTCTGATGACGGACGTTTTCTGGCTGTGTTGAGCCGACATGGCGAGGGTCTATGGCATCCCGAGAAAGTCTTTCGCGATGCCAGCTATGAAGTGGAATAGCTGATTGCCGCGACAGTGGAGAGGTGAAGCGCGTTCCTTTTGGATAGGCCTTACATGGCACGCAGTTCTGCTCGCACAATGCCGTATTGACTGTGTTCACGGCTTGTGCTACAAAGTAGATACTAAAATTTGGCAAGCACGGCGGGATCGCCGAAAGAGGAGGTATGATGGTCAAAATCTATCATGATCGCGATGCCAACCTGGACTTACTGAAGGGTAAGACAATTGGCATTATTGGCTACGGCAGTCAGGGAAATGCCCATGCCAACAACCTTAAGGATAGTGGTTGCTCGGTGATGGTAGCCGAAGCACCTCAGAGTGAGGCGTGGAAGAAGGCTAAGAAGGCCGGCTTCGAGGTGGCCACGGCTGACAAGGTAGCCAAGGCGGCAGACATAATCGTAATGCTTGTTCCTGACAATCTGCACCCGGCGGTCTATCGCGAGTCCATCGAAAAGGGGTTGTCTGCAGGCAAGACCCTGATGTTCGCTCACGGATTTAACATACACTATGGGCAGATCGTGCCCCCGGCTAACGTCGATGTCAGTATGATAGCGCCCAAGAGTCCTGGGCCCATGCTGCGCCGTCTCTATACGGAGGGCAAAGGACCGCCGGCTCTGGTAGCCGTTCAACAGGATGCCTCAGGAAAGGCGAAGGCTGTAGCTCTGGCTTATGCCAAGGGCATTGGCTGCACCAAGGCTGGGGTCTTGGAGACCACCTTCGCAGAAGAGACAGAGACCGACCTCTTCGGTGAGCAGGTGGTGCTCTGCGGTGGTGTCTCTGCCTTGATAAAGACAGCCTTCGAAACCCTGGTCGAGGCGGGCTATCAGCCGGAGATAGCCTATTTTGAGGTTTGCCATGAGCTAAAGCTCATTACCGACCTTATCTATCAGGGCGGATTGACCTACATGCGCAATTCGGTGAGTGATACTGCTGAATATGGCGACTATACGCGTGGGCCCAGGGTCATCGATGAGATGGCCAGGGAAGAGATGCAGCAGATACTTGAGGAGATACAGGATGGTAGCTTTGCCCTGGAATGGATACTGGAGAATCAGGCCGGCCGTCCCTGTTTCAACACCCTGAAGAAGAGGGAGGCGGATCATCCCATTGAGGCTGTTGGCAAAAAGCTGCGGGATATGATGCCCTGGCTTAAGGGCTGAGCTGATTAGGTTTCTTCCGAGTTTACTAGTCAATAGATGGTCTTCCTTACTCGGCTCATTGCCAAATAGCGATGAGCCGAGTAGTGAGCATTACCGTTAGGCAGGGAATGAAGTATGGACAAAGTCATCATCT from Chloroflexota bacterium includes the following:
- the truB gene encoding tRNA pseudouridine(55) synthase TruB; this encodes MSIDGILNVLKPAGKTSFAVVSLVRSLSGEPRVGHAGTLDPEATGVLVVCLGQGTRVIEFLSGAGKTYQAEVELGITTDTYDAVGEVIRRCDASFVTEDQLRQVLHSFRGSVEQIPPMYSALRYKGRRLYELAREGIEVTRKPRMVQFSRLDLIRWQSPVVTIEVECSAGTYIRSLAQDIGIALGCGAHLRKLVRLRSEPFHIADSLPLPVIEEAFRRGCWQYLSYSIDEVLLGWRVVILDKESEALVRKGNSVTLNIAGDSESADKRCRAYSDDGRFLAVLSRHGEGLWHPEKVFRDASYEVE
- the ilvC gene encoding ketol-acid reductoisomerase; the encoded protein is MVKIYHDRDANLDLLKGKTIGIIGYGSQGNAHANNLKDSGCSVMVAEAPQSEAWKKAKKAGFEVATADKVAKAADIIVMLVPDNLHPAVYRESIEKGLSAGKTLMFAHGFNIHYGQIVPPANVDVSMIAPKSPGPMLRRLYTEGKGPPALVAVQQDASGKAKAVALAYAKGIGCTKAGVLETTFAEETETDLFGEQVVLCGGVSALIKTAFETLVEAGYQPEIAYFEVCHELKLITDLIYQGGLTYMRNSVSDTAEYGDYTRGPRVIDEMAREEMQQILEEIQDGSFALEWILENQAGRPCFNTLKKREADHPIEAVGKKLRDMMPWLKG